In Megalopta genalis isolate 19385.01 chromosome 17, iyMegGena1_principal, whole genome shotgun sequence, a single genomic region encodes these proteins:
- the LOC117228356 gene encoding uncharacterized protein LOC117228356 isoform X3, with the protein MSFAKAKIKRFNELENDVPPPGAYDPKFDTEVRGAMLDKSDRFQDNRSTNSTECNLSVCNHSSNKSGIIFRTPQPAKKPAVQNQSGKIKSRSILSSSDTKLKYTSDHKIADLQVECSNKNKTIEEYLKHIHEMQEEIQKLHSQLEELHKNQAEVEQRHQNERESMIQLQQEVLQEHIKRHRSEIELIQKQLIEACEAKAHEIQAKEDLESDLRSRISDFEKKIDTVESALTNQKRLSEDKIQSLVKQVEGLMKKIEKTSENHKEEVCSLEQKKLELNTCINNLTNKITKCEERLKRMIIECDTRVHVMVKEAKTAVEEEMRLTKERYTAYLTRIEKERSELDEKLSEKDAEINKLSIILGELKSSTQIQETFGLSLQLELDQAEAELAEKGEELQTLKNQIRKEATEMTARKKKLEATMRENQALVITLTKHLAENNTDVEKLQRELKRGEDSVNEHHELLTIMRNNSKVVHSQIHDLMKEFDDKRVLVNQLESEKVNKIHVIKSVFEAKIQDLKQLTTKEVTQLHANCDKKDAQNAEMKIRLQNMAERLDETKNMLLKLEKKNSTQELEISQLETINRELARQLEESKLEIAKSNNFLEAETIKYKDTLNEANVRIEELSNTVRTFEERRNNIEDKTELLEEEKARREAAEEEIRKLLEYNARLKKDHEEISEKYAELIGHQNHKQRIKHVSQLKDKITQLEMDLRKKTTKIEQQQKIIEKIRSEEKHVPNKFR; encoded by the exons ATGTCGTTTGCAAAAGCTAAGATCAAAAGATTTAACGAATTGGAAA ATGATGTACCGCCACCAGGAGCATATGATCCTAAATTTGATACTGAAGTAAGAGGGGCTATGCTAGACAAATCAGATAGATTTCAGGATAATAGAAGTACAAATAGCACTGAATGTAATTTGTCAGTCTGCAATCACAGTAGTAACAAATCTGGTATAATTTTCAGAACG CCTCAACCAGCAAAGAAACCTGCTGTTCAAAATCAAAGTGGAAAGATAAAAAGTAGATCTATTTTGTCTTCATCagatacaaaattaaaatatacttCGGATCATAAGATTGCAGATCTGCAAGTAGAATGTTCAAATAAAAACAAAACTATAGAAGAATATTTGAAACACATACATGAAATGCAGGAAGAGATACAAAAGTTACATTCTCAGTTGGAAGAATTACATAAAAACCAAGCAGAAGTTGAACAACGCCATCAGAACGAAAGAGAATCTATG ATTCAATTGCAACAGGAGGTATTACAGGAGCATATCAAGAGACATCGTTCCGAGATAGAGCTCATTCAAAAACAATTAATTGAAGCTTGTGAAGCTAAAGCACATGAAATCCAAGCTAAGGAAGACTTAGAAAGTGATCTCAGAAGTCGTATATCAGATTTCGAGAAAAAGATAGATACAGTAGAGTCTGCATTGACCAACCAGAAACGTCTCAGTGAGGATAAA ATTCAAAGTCTTGTAAAACAAGTTGAAGGATTAATGAAAAAGATAGAAAAAACATCAGAAAATCATAAAGAAGAGGTCTGTTCATTGGAACAGAAGAAGCTTGAACTTAATACttgtattaataatttaacaaacaaaattacaaaatgtGAAGAAAGGCTGAAAAGAATGATTATTGAATGTGATACACGG GTGCATGTTATGGTCAAAGAAGCAAAAACTGCCGTAGAAGAAGAAATGCGATTAACCAAAGAAAGATATACAGCATACCTGACTCGGATCGAGAAGGAACGATCAGAATTGGATGAAAAACTATCAGAGAAAGATGCAGAAATAAATaaactttcaataattttaggagAGTTGAAGTCTTCTACACAGATCCAG gaAACGTTTGGTCTTAGTTTGCAATTGGAATTAGATCAAGCAGAAGCGGAATTGGCAGAAAAAGGGGAAGAATTGCAGACTCTAAAAAACCAAATTCGAAAAGAAGCAACAGAAATGACAGCTAGGAAAAAGAA acttgaagctacaatGAGAGAAAATCAAGCATTGGTTATTACATTAACTAAACATTTAGCTGAAAATAATACCGATGTCGAAAAGTTGCAGCGTGAATTAAAACGTGGAGAAGATAGTGTAAACGAGCATCACGAGTTACTGACCATTATGCGTAATAATTCGAAAGTGGTACATAGTCAGATACATGATCTGATGAAAGAGTTCGATGACAAACGAGTATTAGTGAATCAATTAGAATCTGAAAAAGTAAACAAAATTCATGTGATTAaatctgtatttgaagccaaaatccAAGATTTAAAACAGTTAACAACGAAGGAAGTGACACAATTACATGCGAACTGTGATAAAAAAGATGCACAAAATGCCGAG ATGAAAATCCGACTTCAAAACATGGCTGAACGTTTAGATGAAACGAAAAATATGCTGCTTAAATTGGAGAAAAAGAATAGTACTCAAGAACTCGAAATTTCTCAATTAGAAACGATAAATCGTGAACTTGCTCGACAATTGGAAGAAAGTAAATTAGAAATAGCAAAAAGTAATAATTTCTTGGAAGCTGaaacaataaaatacaaagatACTTTAAATGAG GCAAATGTCAGAATAGAAGAACTTTCTAATACGGTTAGAACCTTTGAGGAGAGGCGTAATAATATAGAGGACAAGACTGAATTACTAGAAGAAGAAAAAGCCCGACGAGAAGCCGCCGAAGA AGAGATCAGAAAACTTCTTGAATATAATGCGCGCCTAAAAAAAGATCACGAAGAGATTAGTGAAAAATATGCCGAGCTAATAGGCCATCAAAACCATAAGCAAAGAATTAAACACGTGTCTCAGTTGAAAGATAAAATCACTCAACTGGAAATG GATTTACGCAAGAAAACAACAAAAATAGAACAGCAACAAAAAATCATTGAAAAAATAAGATCAGAAGAGAAACATGTGCCAAACAAGTTCAGATAA
- the LOC117228356 gene encoding uncharacterized protein LOC117228356 isoform X2, translating to MALYHSPTRIQTKENEDSVINIDKTTSSKECSSSITPVIQNDVPPPGAYDPKFDTEVRGAMLDKSDRFQDNRSTNSTECNLSVCNHSSNKSGIIFRTPQPAKKPAVQNQSGKIKSRSILSSSDTKLKYTSDHKIADLQVECSNKNKTIEEYLKHIHEMQEEIQKLHSQLEELHKNQAEVEQRHQNERESMIQLQQEVLQEHIKRHRSEIELIQKQLIEACEAKAHEIQAKEDLESDLRSRISDFEKKIDTVESALTNQKRLSEDKIQSLVKQVEGLMKKIEKTSENHKEEVCSLEQKKLELNTCINNLTNKITKCEERLKRMIIECDTRVHVMVKEAKTAVEEEMRLTKERYTAYLTRIEKERSELDEKLSEKDAEINKLSIILGELKSSTQIQETFGLSLQLELDQAEAELAEKGEELQTLKNQIRKEATEMTARKKKLEATMRENQALVITLTKHLAENNTDVEKLQRELKRGEDSVNEHHELLTIMRNNSKVVHSQIHDLMKEFDDKRVLVNQLESEKVNKIHVIKSVFEAKIQDLKQLTTKEVTQLHANCDKKDAQNAEMKIRLQNMAERLDETKNMLLKLEKKNSTQELEISQLETINRELARQLEESKLEIAKSNNFLEAETIKYKDTLNEANVRIEELSNTVRTFEERRNNIEDKTELLEEEKARREAAEEEIRKLLEYNARLKKDHEEISEKYAELIGHQNHKQRIKHVSQLKDKITQLEMDLRKKTTKIEQQQKIIEKIRSEEKHVPNKFR from the exons ATGATGTACCGCCACCAGGAGCATATGATCCTAAATTTGATACTGAAGTAAGAGGGGCTATGCTAGACAAATCAGATAGATTTCAGGATAATAGAAGTACAAATAGCACTGAATGTAATTTGTCAGTCTGCAATCACAGTAGTAACAAATCTGGTATAATTTTCAGAACG CCTCAACCAGCAAAGAAACCTGCTGTTCAAAATCAAAGTGGAAAGATAAAAAGTAGATCTATTTTGTCTTCATCagatacaaaattaaaatatacttCGGATCATAAGATTGCAGATCTGCAAGTAGAATGTTCAAATAAAAACAAAACTATAGAAGAATATTTGAAACACATACATGAAATGCAGGAAGAGATACAAAAGTTACATTCTCAGTTGGAAGAATTACATAAAAACCAAGCAGAAGTTGAACAACGCCATCAGAACGAAAGAGAATCTATG ATTCAATTGCAACAGGAGGTATTACAGGAGCATATCAAGAGACATCGTTCCGAGATAGAGCTCATTCAAAAACAATTAATTGAAGCTTGTGAAGCTAAAGCACATGAAATCCAAGCTAAGGAAGACTTAGAAAGTGATCTCAGAAGTCGTATATCAGATTTCGAGAAAAAGATAGATACAGTAGAGTCTGCATTGACCAACCAGAAACGTCTCAGTGAGGATAAA ATTCAAAGTCTTGTAAAACAAGTTGAAGGATTAATGAAAAAGATAGAAAAAACATCAGAAAATCATAAAGAAGAGGTCTGTTCATTGGAACAGAAGAAGCTTGAACTTAATACttgtattaataatttaacaaacaaaattacaaaatgtGAAGAAAGGCTGAAAAGAATGATTATTGAATGTGATACACGG GTGCATGTTATGGTCAAAGAAGCAAAAACTGCCGTAGAAGAAGAAATGCGATTAACCAAAGAAAGATATACAGCATACCTGACTCGGATCGAGAAGGAACGATCAGAATTGGATGAAAAACTATCAGAGAAAGATGCAGAAATAAATaaactttcaataattttaggagAGTTGAAGTCTTCTACACAGATCCAG gaAACGTTTGGTCTTAGTTTGCAATTGGAATTAGATCAAGCAGAAGCGGAATTGGCAGAAAAAGGGGAAGAATTGCAGACTCTAAAAAACCAAATTCGAAAAGAAGCAACAGAAATGACAGCTAGGAAAAAGAA acttgaagctacaatGAGAGAAAATCAAGCATTGGTTATTACATTAACTAAACATTTAGCTGAAAATAATACCGATGTCGAAAAGTTGCAGCGTGAATTAAAACGTGGAGAAGATAGTGTAAACGAGCATCACGAGTTACTGACCATTATGCGTAATAATTCGAAAGTGGTACATAGTCAGATACATGATCTGATGAAAGAGTTCGATGACAAACGAGTATTAGTGAATCAATTAGAATCTGAAAAAGTAAACAAAATTCATGTGATTAaatctgtatttgaagccaaaatccAAGATTTAAAACAGTTAACAACGAAGGAAGTGACACAATTACATGCGAACTGTGATAAAAAAGATGCACAAAATGCCGAG ATGAAAATCCGACTTCAAAACATGGCTGAACGTTTAGATGAAACGAAAAATATGCTGCTTAAATTGGAGAAAAAGAATAGTACTCAAGAACTCGAAATTTCTCAATTAGAAACGATAAATCGTGAACTTGCTCGACAATTGGAAGAAAGTAAATTAGAAATAGCAAAAAGTAATAATTTCTTGGAAGCTGaaacaataaaatacaaagatACTTTAAATGAG GCAAATGTCAGAATAGAAGAACTTTCTAATACGGTTAGAACCTTTGAGGAGAGGCGTAATAATATAGAGGACAAGACTGAATTACTAGAAGAAGAAAAAGCCCGACGAGAAGCCGCCGAAGA AGAGATCAGAAAACTTCTTGAATATAATGCGCGCCTAAAAAAAGATCACGAAGAGATTAGTGAAAAATATGCCGAGCTAATAGGCCATCAAAACCATAAGCAAAGAATTAAACACGTGTCTCAGTTGAAAGATAAAATCACTCAACTGGAAATG GATTTACGCAAGAAAACAACAAAAATAGAACAGCAACAAAAAATCATTGAAAAAATAAGATCAGAAGAGAAACATGTGCCAAACAAGTTCAGATAA